A single window of Dermacentor albipictus isolate Rhodes 1998 colony chromosome 1, USDA_Dalb.pri_finalv2, whole genome shotgun sequence DNA harbors:
- the LOC135911050 gene encoding uncharacterized protein: MFARATVCNLFAVAKIFYVLQALCMSRPNIQRLHRVLAVFVWGSSWERTSRTNLFRSVKNGGLGLAHLFIRQIVSRFVFLRDQNDPFLLTMFQTRLSAAIPEFIVSSHRCSQGRARGFLKEVVLAFQLLKVRFSMEYLSRVPRKRLYKDLVDTMLPVPLYRSMFCIGPEKDVLKRVKRMPVRPSVKSFFFQLHTNTLPVKPWLDEKGLSVPWSVNCLLCRKPETIEHIFLDCWDAVFHWDILQRTLKKDLPITPYGIRFLPTLNEDKVPYDMFMLVSLHSLWKTRMAVRHAEVNARPVREDFIESICHIKEMYNLQKEKPTWLSGLRGMTCNDSILQLLIMLVIFY, translated from the exons atgtttgctcgtgcgacagtgtgcaacctgtttgccgttgccaaaattttttacgtGCTCCAAGCGTTGTGTATGTCAAGGCCTAACATACAACGTTTACACAGAGTACTCGCAGTGTTTGTATGGGGTTCAAGCTGGGAGCGCACCAGTCGCACTAATCTCTTTCGTTCGGTTAAAAATGGAGGATTAGGTCTGGCACATTTGTTCATTAGGCAGATTGTGTCGCGGTTTGTTTTCTTACgggaccaaaatgacccatttttattaactatgtttcaGACAAGGCTGAGCGCAGCTATACCTGAGTTTATTGTATCCTCACATCGGTGCAGTCAAGGCAGAGCGCGTGGTTTCCTAAAAGAGGTAGTCTTGGCGtttcagctgttaaaggttcggttctccatggaatacctaagtagggtaccacgaaagcgcttatataaggacctggtagacacaatgttgccggtgccattgtatcgctctatgttctgcattggacctgaaaaggacgtactaaaaagagtaaaacgaatgccagtacgcccatcggtaaagtccttctttttccagctccacaccaatactttgcctgtgaaaccgtggctagatgaaaaaggtctttccgtgccttggagcgtcaactgtttgctatgccggaaacccgaaacaatagaacacatttttctagactgctgggatgctgtgttccattgggacatattacagagaacactaaagaaagacttgccgattacaccatatgggattcgtttcttgcctactctaaatgaagacaaagtaccctatgacatgttcatgctggtgtccttacatagcttatggaaaactagaatggccgtgagacatgccgaagtaaatgcccggcctgttagagaagacttcattgaaagcatttgtcatattaaggaaatgtataatttgcaaaaagaaaaaccaacatggctcagt GGACTTCGTGGTATGACATGCAATGATTCCATTCTTCAACTGCTCATCATGCTGGTGATATTTTATTAG